The Prunus dulcis chromosome 3, ALMONDv2, whole genome shotgun sequence genome segment TCTAAGCCCATCTGTTGGATGACTGCCAATTGTAGGATGTTGGCTGCACTGCCCTCATCTGCATGGATTCGGTCGACCATGGCCTAAGTGATTTGAATGCTGATGACAAGGGCGTCGTTGTGCGGTAGATCAAGGCCGATTAAGTCTTTCTTTTGAAAGCTGATCACGAGATCGTCTTCTGCCAGTGAGAGGCTAGTTGGGACTTGGGAGATCATAGTAGCCTgtttgatcttcctcttcttttctttgttggtcaGTCCGGACTCCTCGGAGTCGGCTAGGATtgtgttaatccttatgaccttCGGGGGTGGCTCCTTAGCGGTATCACGGTCTTCTATCTGCTGGATGGCCTGCTTCGCGATGAACTCCATGCAATGACCTTCTCTCACGAGTTCTTCGAGATGCGCTTTCCAAGCAAAGCAATTATTCGTATTGTGCCCATGTGTCGCATGGAAGACACAATCTTTTCTAGTATCCTTCTTGCCCGGATCTCCTTTCAAGGGTAGCGGTCTTTTTACCCAAGGTTTGTCCTTCACTTGGGCTAAAATTTGATGTATGGGGATGGAGAACTTGGTGTAGTTCTCTTTCGTCGTAGCCTCTCTTTGTGGGAGGGACCTGCCTTTGGCTTTGTCCCTGCTGCCAAGCCTGTCGCCTCTTTCTTTTGCCCGCTTGGCCGGTCGATCTTCCTGCTCAGTGGACTTCTTCGCTGCAATTCGATCGTCATCCCAGAGTGCGTAGTGTTCTGCGGTCGTGAAGATCTCTGCCAGAGTCTGGCTGGGAGTGATAGTTAGCTCGCGATAGAAGTCATGTTCTGCTGGAAGACTTTTCTTGAATGCAGAGGATGCGATTTGGTCATCACACCCTACGATGTTGGCCTTTCTtgctttgaacctcttgatgtaatctcgaaGGGATTCCTCGGGCTTCTTACGCAGATTAAACAGATGGtcagggttcttcttgatcatCCGATAAGAAGTGTATTCTTTAGTAAAGACGTAAGTAAGCTCCTTGAAGCTGTTGATCGACCCGGATAGCAGGGTATGGAACCAATCCTGAGCTGCTCCTCGCAAAATCATTGCAAACACTTTGCACATTAGCACGTCTTCGGCTTTGTAGAGGATCATAAGGCTCTTGAAATGCTTCAGATGGCTTCCGGGGTCTGAATCGCCTTTGAAGCATGTGAAAAAAGGCGTTGAGAATCGTTTCGAGGGAACAGCCTGCTCGATTTTGGCAGTGAAAGGTGAGGACTTTGCTCGGTCTACCTCAATGCGTAGTGCATCTTTGAAATTTCCGCCAATCTTTAAGTCTTGAAGTTGGTtattcacaagcttctcaacgtcTTCTGCACGTATGGCTAGTCGGTCACGTTGATGACCTTCGCGATTTAGACGATGCTGATTGACTTCCTCATTGGTTTGCGAGGGTCGACCTTCTCAATTGAGCTGTTTTGGCGGCGTGTTGGTGGACTGCGTTTGGGAGCGATTTCCAGTAGTTTGGCGacgagaattggttcttcgagAGCGAGTAGCGGAGCGCCTTTCTTCACGGTCCTCGTCTCGATGGCCGTCAAGTTGACCTCCCTGGGAGCCTATCCTTTCTTGAATGTCTTCTTGCTGGCCCAGGCGAGAGTGGATATCAGGTCTTGGGCCCAGCCTATCACGTACGTTGGTCCTTAAATTCAATCTGGACGGGAAACTTCGTCTGCTTTAAGTGTGGCTTGCGGATGCTTGCGACATGTCGGCGAGCTGATCACATTGTTGTGCATTTCCTTGTCCGCTTACTCCTGCTCGACCTGCTTGGTTCCCACCGAACTACCTATCGGTGCGTTCGTTCATCCTTCTCTCTTCACCTtgttgtccaaggccaaggttttgagccaagtttatttggtcgaggagctgcctcatcaaattgtttcggtcgtccattctctgagttagctggtcaactctcagattaaggtctacttgacttcgtggatcgggaggagagaaatgtgtggagcccaattgcacacgggctagggtttcattggACGTGTATGTGGGAACATGCGTCGAGCATGGAGGCAATGGAGGGAATGGttgaagttgctccaagattGGGCCAAAGTCCGCGGTGGTAGTGAGCCCAACTGGATGTGAGGTTTCACCATGCTCAACGGTAGTCCTATGAAGGCGGCTTGGTCCATCCATGGGGCCTTGAGATGGTACGACGGCGGCGGAGGCCGGTGCGGTGGTTCCAGTCACACGGGGTGGCTGCTGAGGGTTCGTGGGAGGAGTAGCTTTGGGCCGTTAGGGATTGAGCCATAGCGGCGGTTTTGCTCCTCGTGCacttgcttccaaccatggttgtttggaaggcttcggtggattNgaaaataggaggaacggattccttgagcacgcgttgagtataactcgtgctctcaatgaaagcaccaaatgtttgtgcaaataatctcgcgGGAGAATATTCNcttctagatccttcaaccttcgatcttccttctctctctctttcttgattcctgtaaaaaagattggagtaaatagaccacacccggggggtgttggccaaaggccctNcgatgcctaagttagttcgagtgtttgtaggaaaacaatagctaagcaaagggtacggagttaTATGTAGGGTGTAAACTGGGTGGCTagagccgtgtggagaaaatatggagagtggagaaggagagagagctttgaatgatgaatgaggttgtctatttataggagcctcggggctagggtttcgtagggatCAAGTCGGACTTGATAATATCCGAATTGAttatattatctcttaagaatataatatctgaattaaatgatattatctcttaagaagataatatctgaattaaatgatattatcttNtctttattaggataatatcttaattNNNgatattatctctttaaataaagataatatcatattaattaagatatttatcccaattaattaattagccagataaactggtttaattaattaattaattaattttagagataatcttcttttccacgtggcgtgccctgattggagacaaaaatatatgctcccacaactACTATTCCAAATGGATATCGGTTTTGGTTTCAATTAGCAGCTGGCTCCCAAAGCCTTTTTTACGAGGACTCTTGACTTATGGGTCAACTAATGGAAATGTCAAGGCCTGAAAACCAATTGATGGGTTGACAAAACAAATTACCAATAACtatcaaaagcccaaaatattTGATGGGTGATCTAAATAAATTATGTGGTTAATGGACATTTATTTAAATCCTCAAAACCATATGTGAGTAAATTAATGGGTTCATTAAAATGCCtgttaattttctttggacattgacaataaaaaaatggtacaaaaccatttcaaattttctcttgggtcatctacccgtgcaaatttcaatgagatcaaattcaaatctctcaaacacAAGGGGTCATTCATTCCTTGAAAGTCCAGTCAAATTCTCCGAGGAACTACATCCGGTTTGATTCCGCCAAGGATATGTAggcaatttgaaaattcaatcTAGATACAAATGCAAGTCCAAATAGAATCCTTGGTTTACCTTAACCAAATTCGCCCCAAACACTTTTCCAAccacaaaatcaaattgaatccCTGGTCCAACCACATTCatccaaattccataaaatatTTCTCACACCATAAAATTCTTTCAAGGGATCATCCACTTTTTGAAAGCCCTTGTTAAAAATATATGTTCAAGAGAACTACAAAAGGCTTGATCTCCAAAAGGGGGTATGTAGGCAGTCTAGGGTTCCCTGGATGCAGCCAtaacatcaaatcaaattccattatttattttattcttcacattaaacttttatttgtaaataagagTGAGATATGTTGggtgaattttttaattgctttattacattttttatCTAACAGCTGGGTtactagggatggcaaaaattccCGTGGAGGCAAGTCCCTGTCAGGTCCCCGACCTTAACAGGAGGCGATTTCAGGGCCAAATGCTTATTGGGTACGGGGATCctcgaacttgaaaaatccccaACAAGTATGGgaaggggatggtattggcgtccccatccccaAACCCAActcgaaaatatatatgtttatatttaaataaataattataatatttatgtttaaccccaAGTTGACctccctctcctaattcttcctaatcttcTCTGGagtttcatattgatgtgcttttgaatagttgagttgaactttatagttaatttggatgtgttgaatgataatttaatatgaaacttaatgttaaaatgtataataaatatttttttatgcaaaaaaataaaataaaaatcggggattcgggGCTGGTATAggggatagtcccccgacgAAGACGAagacggggacggggattcccTGAAACCTATTAAACAGGGATGGGTTCGGGGACAGAGaacggggacggggatggtattgtcatatccagcccctacccgacccgttgccatctTTATGGGTTACCCTTATACTGACCCGATCAAATGTAGTGCCCCGGGTGTTGATAAATGGCCTCCTAGCCAAAACCTGATAGAACAGAATGTGAATCAGTGATCGGGCATTTGAACACCGACCCGACCACTGTGGTGCCGTGTATGACTAAACATGCATGATCAGACCTCTGTCAAGTCAGTCACTCCATCCGTCTGATAAACAGCCTTATGATGGAAAAAGATTAGTTAATGTACTTCCCATCCAAGGCCAGGTGTTGCCTTACCATTTGATCCCCGATGAGCAACCTGGTGATGAAGAGGGGTCAATTAATGTGCCTCACATCCAAAGCCAAGTGTCGCTTTGTCACCTAATCCCTGTCAGACATCAGGGTGATCATAACAAGTCATTTAATGTAATCCAGTCCCACTAGGAGGAAGGGAGATAAATATCTCCTCCTTAAATATCTGTCTCTCCTTCTACCCCCTATAAATACCCTTCGCCTATATCAGGACAAAGGTAATAAATATTCTCACATGGCAAACCCTACATCCATTTCTCCACCTCTAAACTACTTCTGACTTAGCCATCGGAGAGAGTTCAATTGGGATAAACCCCAGTTTGCACCTATTCTGATAACTATTTGAAGTGTGCAGGTAATCTCAAGAGGTACCTCTACCACGAGATTGAGTATAAACCTTAACCTTAATCCAGATTCAAGCCATTTACTCTACGAGAAGGATGCATGATTTACACTCTCATATTCATATAAATACACCTAAGTCCTGAACATCTCCAAGGGAGTATGTAGAGACTCGAAATCTAGACAATTTTGTAGATAGTACATGCCATATTGAACAAAATACCACCCCCAGCATATATTCatattgaatatatatatatattttttttttatagacatattgaatatattttgaGTGTTGCTAGACgaatcctaaaattaattgagtacaccctactaccaaactatttattaaattactaatttaccctaatataaaatgacaaaaaaaaaatttgaattgtgaaacaaataaaattttaataagtacaccttACTCACTATATTCAACCCTTATCAGATGTAGAAAAAATCCTCGTATTTCTTGGTGCTCACGAATAATGCAGCGAGTACTAGTTTAGGATTGGTATtatgaaattaaagattttgatgaaacccaaaatctgaaaagggGGCACAGATTcatataaaaagagaaatctGGTTTAGGATTGGTATTAGAGTGTTGTACTAGGgctatttttggtagttaaataggatgtacttaattaattttacattttgattaaaatattagaattaacttaaattataggatgtactcagttaattttaaggtttGTTTAGCAACACTCTATATTTTCTATGATGTACATATTAGGTTAGGTTAAAAGTGACATGCATGGGAGAGAACTGAAATTGATTAGGATTTGAATTGTTAGAAACATAATCCCTAAAATTTAGGATATAATTATTCAACGTTTCAAAAAATAGCATTATGGATATGCTATAAATTAGGAACTGTTAttatgaagagaaaaaaatgtaaCAGTCAGTTCACAAAACTTGAATGTGCATGTGGTATCGATTGTAATTTAGTGTGTGATACTAGGACAAATATTATCTTACACGACATcctattttaaatttgagttttcggtggaagttaaaaaaaaaaaaaaaaaaaaaaaaagagtttatGTCTAGAATATATTAGTTTTATGAGTTTATGTCTAAAAAAATGTAACTAAATTGGCTGAAAATTTGGTTTAGGTAAGTTCTATTAGGGTGAAAATAAAGTGGGCgggaaaaatccaaaaaacccAACCTCTCTCTCAGTTCCACTCTCTCCGTACCAATTTTCAAAACTCTCTTCGCTNgccctctctctctaatcTCTGTTTCGGGTTCAGATTTTAGATTAAATGTTATGGTTGTTGAAACCTAGAtttgcatcaattttttaCTAAACCTAGATTTAAAGGATGGGTGTGGAGGGCTACCATGTGATTGAGCTTGTAGGCGAAGGTTCATTTGGGAAGGTATACAAGGGAAGGCGCAAGTATACTGGGCAGGTAGGAAACCCTTTTGCacatctaatttttctttctctatctttcttccttttcgtTTATGCGGCGATTCATTATTTTGATTACTGCTTCAGACAGTTGCAATGAAATTCATTATGAAACATGGGAAAACCGACAAAGATATTCACAATTTAGGACAAGAAATTGAGGTAATGGACTCATTTATCATCTGTGATTGATATTTCTGGGGGGGTTTTCAGTTGTCTGATATGCACCGTTCCTAAATGTACAGATCCTAAGAAAGTTGAAGCATGAGAATATAATTGAAATGCTTGATTCCTTTGAAAGCCCACAAGAGTTTTGTGTTGTCACAGAATTTGCACAAGTACGGATCCCTTTTTTCTTCACTATGACTGCATTAATTTATCTATACTATCTTGTTATTTTGGAAACTCTAGCACATGCACAGGGATATCATCGAATTCCTTGATATGTCGAGACACATTAAATATCAACGAATTCCTTGATATGCAGGGTgaattatttgaaattgttgaggATGATAAGTGCCTTCATGAAGAACAAGTTCAAGCAATTGCAAAGCAGTTGGTAAAATCTTTATCACGAATTTGGGTTCCATCTCAATTCTTTATCATGTTTGACTGTTTAGTCTTTCACGTTGTGAATGACAAATATAGTAAGCTTTCTTTGTTATTGAATTTCACAGGTGAGAGCATTGCATTATTTGCATTCCAACCGTATCATCCATCGTGACATGAAACCACAAAACATTCTCATTGGTGCTGGTTCTATTGTTAAGGTTAATTCTACTGATAATCTCAATATGTTAAATTTATGAACAATTGAAGCAAATtaattcattttcttaagTAATCTTATCGTTGTTGCTTTTTTGTCCACTCTTTATACTTTATGCATGTGGTATGCTGTTTAGAAGAGATAGCTaaggtggtttaaaataaacttcatCTATGTTTAAAACATGTATAATGGTTTGCCTGTTTAGAACTTTCAGTTTACCCACTTTATGAAAAATAGAGGTTTGCTTTTGCCTTATGATCATTAGTTCAATGTGGTTGATATTTGGAGTAACTTCTCAAAGTTGAGTACTCAAGTCTTTCTCATGTCCATCGTATGAACTATGGAACTATGTAAATTACTTTTGTAGCGGAAAATGACTATTGTANTATTTTCTAtatagtaatttattatgttatcaTTTATGTTGTTAAGTTCTCATGGTGAGATATCTAAGTAGTTCCTTGTGTTCCTAGTAGAGCTTATACAAGCATTCTTATGTAAGTGCATAAGTGCATATTTGGTATCAGATAACTTTTAAATCATCTTGTTTGTCACAGCTCTGTGATTTTGGGTTTGCACGTGCAATGTCCACAAATACTGTTGTTTTGCGATCCATTAAAGGTTAGCTTACAATTCTAGATTACCTTTTAGGAAACTCCCTGAAGATCCTGGAGGAATTATGGTACTTTGATTGCCCATTCAGTGAAGTTTTCATTAATGTTCATTAGGTACTCCTCTGTACATGGCACCTGAACTAGTACGGGAACAACCCTACAATCACACTGCAGATTTATGGTCTCTTGGAGTAATATTGTATGTTGCATCCCTACTTTTatctttcaaagaaaaatatttctttGAGTTTCTATTCCACTGTTCTACTTCTGGTTTGTTAAATTTTGACTCttgttataatatatttctGTACCTTCAATAACTTAGTTCAAGAGGATTTCTAATTTAATCTATTCATTCATGTTATGTGCTTTCTttccttatttcatttttagtcTGGCTGACGTGTAAGATTTCATAAGGGAACTCTTTGCAATTTTCCATATATcataatcaaaatataaatagtTTTGATTGCAAATTCCGCAGCctatttgggttttctcctttttctcccttattttttaattttctttttattttggtcgcatatttttttcttttctatttccccatatttgttatattttgtttttggggtgTACTCAACAACAGATATGAATTATTTGTTGGCCAGCCTCCTTTCTATACAAATTCTGTATATGCACTCATCAGGCACATTGTTAAGGTACATGTAATCAAATTTTTGTATGAGTTTTGTTAGGTATGTCAGTTAAGGCATAATCTAATGCTACTTTGAAATGTTTCAGGATCCAGTTAAATACCCTGACAACATGAGTCCAAGTTTTAAAAGCTTTCTGAAGGGATTGCTCAATAAGGTTGTAATTTGAAATGCATGGCTTTtcagttgaaaattttcaatgtcTATCTCTGCCAACTTCCATTATTAACTGGTGTTTTTATTCTTGAGAGCAGGTACCTCAAAATCGATTGACTTGGCCAGCTCTTCTTGAACACCCATTTGTTAAAGAGACGTCTCATGAACTGGAGGCTAGGGTAGTGATATCTCAATGCATCTACATGTTCCATGTTTGCTTTTATAAAGTTTAAAATAGTAAAAATNTTATATATTGTTTCACAGTGTTTTAATATAACATGACTTCAAGACAATACCAGTTCTTTGTCTTGTCTTCACAGAGACATCTGTCTAGATATCTAGTTCTAACTGTGCAATTATTAAACCTTTTCCAGGAAATGCATTCTGCAACTGCTGCAGAAAGAGGATGTGTTTCTGCATGGAGGCGTGAAGGAAACACAGTTCAAACATCAGTTGGTTTGGCTGTTTCTTCTTCTGGTAGTTACTTTTTTCCTTactaattatttctttttctttcgtcTGTTGTTAACTACTTACCATGTCATACATAAAGTCAACTCTACAGCTTCTTCAGAGAACAACAGTGGAATAAGTTTTCAGAATGATGCTCAATCAGACATTTATGACTGCACGGCAGTCAATTATTCCCCAAATGAGTTCCCAGGATTTGCAAATCTTAAGGAAGTTAAAGAGTCAGGTATATGAAGCTTCCATAACAAGGAAGATCGTCTGATTCTATTTTGAAAAGGAAGTGGAAACCTTTTGATGTAGCTACAAAATTGACATTCCTGACCCTCTCTTGATTGTCTGTGTGTTTGCATGTGTCAAGATTAAGAAtttgattaaattaattttgtatatCATGCTTGAGGCCCTGGATCTGTGTTCATTAATGGAAAAGCATAAGCATTGCAGTTATTGCTTCATAAGTTTATACATGATGTTGCTATTATGAGGTGAGCTTAAGTAATGTTTTGCTTCAGGTTGCCAAATTTTGGACAGATTGGAAAATAACTCTGGTACAGTCAAAGGTGCACAAGTAATTGGTCAAGACAATGAAGCATTAGCACAGGTTTTGCTACCACTAAAAAGATGTTCCCAAGGATCCCTAGATTCTTCCTGGTAAAAAGCTGAATTGCACTCTTCTATTAAATACGAtgtaaaattttgtttcttattctCCTATCAAGTTATGTTGGAACCATGCTCTACACACTCAGTGCAGAATGCTTTGACTGCTTCTGTAAATGATGATAGCTTAAAAgctcttttatttgttttaaatggtccataacatgttttattcttatttttaaattaacaGATCTCCTAGTAGCTAGTCAAATGATGGCAAGAAAACAAGTGTAAAATTATTCTTATGTGTACTGTACCAACAAGAACTACGGCAAATTAGTGTATATATAGGCATATCAATTCTACATAGTACTGCTCCATTAgggattgttttttttatagaagtGAAACAATTGTATTAAAACGAAGAGCTAAACACAGAGTGGGATAAGGCATCCACAGCCAAAcaagacaagaaaaaaaaaaaggaacaagaaaacaaaaaactaaaccGAAACAGAGAGAGGAGGAAGCAGCACAGGAGCGAGAAGCACACTCTCGCTTCACAGCTGCTACCAAGTTCAACATAATAATAGAATATTAGGACTGTTATATACAGctcttggaattttttttggtcaatgctggttctttattttttggacaATGATATGACCAGATACCTACCAAATTTTTATCTGAAGGACTTGATTGTTTGTCATATTTATACAGGGATGAAGATATTCTTAATTCTAACCAGTCTTTGAGAATCCTTTCAAATTTAGTTGCAGCTGGTGCCATCCATTCCAGTGCGCTGCTTGATGAAATTATACATGAACTTCTTGTTTACACTGGCATCATTGTGAGCATGAAAACTTCTGAAGTAAATGAGTTAAAAGAAAAGGTATTAGAAATTTCTTACTTCTAATCTTTGTCTGCACATCCCAATGGCCTTATGCTTGAAATTGGTTTTTCCATTGGCTGTTAATAAATTACTGTGCTTTTGCAGACTTCAAATTGTACCTTTGTCTGGCTTATCTGTTATAATCCTTGCATCTGCACACTGCACCTCTCAATATCCATtaacattttgaaaaaaaaggattCTAGGCTATTATGCCCTCCATCCCCTGCCATCTCTACTTTAACTTCTGAAATGTGTTTTCTATATCTtttgcaacttttaatttactTTTGCAGAGCTTctcaataattaaatttttggtAGACAATGCCGGAATTGGCACTGGAGACTCATATTTCAGGCACTGGGTTGCTTTAACTGATATTTTTTCGCAGGTATGGTTCTTTTTAATATGGTACATATTGCTTTATGGATACAATTCAAAGGTCCTGTTCTCATCTTGTTGAATGTGTAGGTTGTTGGTTGCAGTGAAGATGCGTCTGGAAGAGTTCTGTATGCGTCAATTGCTTGCATTACTGTAGTGTTAACAAGACTCACTCAGGGCCTTAAAGCATGTTCTTCAACTTCAGCTCCTGAGGCGGTTTGTGATCTTAATGGAACGTTGAAACGTATTTTGGATCGCGCTAAAACATGTGGTCTAGTGGATCAACTTTGTCTCTGCTTAGTTACTGCAGGGTCAAGTCTTATTTCTGGTTCTTCAAATATGCTGTGTGCAGCTTGTGAAGCA includes the following:
- the LOC117621764 gene encoding uncharacterized protein LOC117621764, with protein sequence MDGPSRLHRTTVEHGETSHPVGLTTTADFGPILEQLQPFPPLPPCSTHVPTYTSNETLARHQRDRLAIRAEDVEKLVNNQLQDLKIGGNFKDALRIEVDRAKSSPFTAKIEQAVPSKRFSTPFFTCFKGDSDPGSHLKHFKSLMILYKAEDVLMCKVFAMILRGAAQDWFHTLLSGSINSFKELTYVFTKEYTSYRMIKKNPDHLFNLRKKPEESLRDYIKRFKARKANIVGCDDQIASSAFKKSLPAEHDFYRELTITPSQTLAEIFTTAEHYALWDDDRIAAKKSTEQEDRPAKRAKERGDRLGSRDKAKGRSLPQREATTKENYTKFSIPIHQILAQVKDKPWVKRPLPLKGDPGKKDTRKDCVFHATHGHNTNNCFAWKAHLEELVREGHCMEFIAKQAIQQIEDRDTAKEPPPKVIRINTILADSEESGLTNKEKKRKIKQATMISQVPTSLSLAEDDLVISFQKKDLIGLDLPHNDALVISIQIT